In Bacteroidales bacterium, the sequence TTTTACAAACAAATTAAACTTAAAAACAAATAAATATGGGAACAATTGCTAATGTTTATGCTCGTCAAATTCTTGACTCTCGTGGAAATCCTACTGTTGAAGTAGAAGTAATTACATCATCTGGGATCTTTGCTAGAGCATCAGTGCCATCTGGAGCTTCTACAGGTGCTCATGAAGCACACGAACTTCGTGACGGCGATAAAAAAACATATATGGGAAAAGGCGTGCTTAAAGCTGTAAATAATGTTAATAAAGTTATTGCTCCAGAACTTCAAGGAATTGAAATTACTGAACAAAACTTAATTGATAGCTTGATGATTCAGCTTGATGGAACTGAAAACAAATCAAATTTAGGAGCTAATGCAACTTTAGGAGTATCATTAGCTGTAGCACATGCTGCTGCTGCTGAAACCAGTCAGTATTTATACAGGTATTTGGGAGGCGTTAATGCTAATACTCTGCCTATTCCTATGATGAATATTATTAATGGTGGTTCACATGCTGATAGTAATGTTGATTTTCAGGAGTTTATGATTATGCCTATAAATGCTGAAAGTTTTACTCATGCAATTAGAATAGGAACAGAAGTTTTTCATAACTTAAAAGATGTTTTGAAAAAACGTGGACTTTCTACAAACGTAGGTGATGAAGGTGGCTTTGCTCCTAATTTAAAATCAAATGAAGAAGCTTTAAAAGTTATTATTGAAGCTATTGAAAAAGCAAAATACAAACCGGGTGAAGATGTTGCTATTGCATTAGATGTTGCTGCAAGTGAATTCTATAATGCTGGTGAGAAAAAATATCATTTCAAAAAATCAACTGGAGATAAATTGTCAGCTAAAGAAATGGTTGCATTCTTTGAAGATTGGACAAAAAGATATCCAATTTTAAGCATTGAAGATGGTATGGCAGAAGATGATTGGGATGGATGGAAACTATTAACAGACAAAATAGGTGATAAAGTACAGCTTGTAGGTGATGACCTTTTTGTAACTAATGTGAATAGATTAGCTGAAGGTATAGAAAAAGGCGTTGCAAATTCTATCTTAATAAAACTAAATCAAATTGGAACAGTTTCTGAAACTATTCAAGCTATAAATATGGCTCACAGATACGGTTATTCTTCAGTAGTTAGCCACAGAAGCGGTGAAACAGAAGATACTACCATTGCTGACCTTGCTGTTGCTATGAATACTGGACTTATTAAAACCGGAAGTGCTTGTCGTAGCGAGCGCATTGCAAAATATAACCAATTAATGAGAATAGAAGACATTTTAGGAGCTTCAGCTTATTATCTTGGTACTGATTTCGCATACTATCGTTTTTAATAAGTTAGAATAATGTCGCTTTAATCTGTGAATTTGAAAAAGTGGAAATTTCCTGTTTAAGTATAGGAGTTTCATTCCGAAAGGAATATCTGGCAAAAATACGGAAAAGCAAATCGCAGATTTTTTAAATACTAAAGGGATGTACTCCATTGTGAGGCATCCCTTGTATTTAGGTGATTTTTTAATGTGGTTGGGCTTATTCATTTATATCGGAAGGAGGAAAATTTTTGCGATAGTATTTTTCGGAGTAATGGACAAAATTGACGATAAACCTTGAAAAAAGTTGTGGAATATAAATTGTTACACGACTTTTTTTTATTTTTGTAAAAAAAATATGAAAGAAGAAGTAAAAGAATTGAAAGAGCGTTTAGAAGCTCTAAGGAGGTTTCTTTGATATAGATAAAAGGAGAAATGAATTTTTAGAAAATGAAAAAATTTCCCAAAGTCCAAATTTTTGGGACAATCCGAAAGAAGCCGAAAAATTCCTTAAAAAATTAAATGAAATAAAATCTTGGGTAGTTAGGTATGACAAAGTGGCTTTGGCTATGAGCGAGCTAGAAGTTGCTTATGAGTTTTTTGATGCCGGCGAAATTTCTCAAGAAGAATTTGATAAAATTTATTTAATTGCTAAAACTGAAATTGAAGATTTAGAGT encodes:
- a CDS encoding DUF1295 domain-containing protein, with the protein product MFKYRSFIPKGISGKNTEKQIADFLNTKGMYSIVRHPLYLGDFLMWLGLFIYIGRRKIFAIVFFGVMDKIDDKP
- the eno gene encoding phosphopyruvate hydratase; its protein translation is MGTIANVYARQILDSRGNPTVEVEVITSSGIFARASVPSGASTGAHEAHELRDGDKKTYMGKGVLKAVNNVNKVIAPELQGIEITEQNLIDSLMIQLDGTENKSNLGANATLGVSLAVAHAAAAETSQYLYRYLGGVNANTLPIPMMNIINGGSHADSNVDFQEFMIMPINAESFTHAIRIGTEVFHNLKDVLKKRGLSTNVGDEGGFAPNLKSNEEALKVIIEAIEKAKYKPGEDVAIALDVAASEFYNAGEKKYHFKKSTGDKLSAKEMVAFFEDWTKRYPILSIEDGMAEDDWDGWKLLTDKIGDKVQLVGDDLFVTNVNRLAEGIEKGVANSILIKLNQIGTVSETIQAINMAHRYGYSSVVSHRSGETEDTTIADLAVAMNTGLIKTGSACRSERIAKYNQLMRIEDILGASAYYLGTDFAYYRF